A genomic region of Acidobacteriota bacterium contains the following coding sequences:
- a CDS encoding class I SAM-dependent methyltransferase, with translation MPNFYDELSPYYHLIYPDWEASIEPQGEQLAQLIRDRWGREARSILDVACGIGTQSLGLAARGFDIQASDLSEGAVARARQEAEARGFEIQFSVCDMRSVASHHPAGFDVVLCADNSIPPEELCCYREL, from the coding sequence GTGCCGAATTTCTACGATGAGCTCTCGCCGTACTACCACCTGATCTATCCGGACTGGGAAGCCAGCATCGAGCCGCAGGGAGAGCAGCTGGCTCAGCTGATTCGTGACCGCTGGGGTCGGGAGGCTCGGTCGATCCTCGATGTGGCCTGCGGGATCGGCACCCAAAGCCTTGGCCTGGCCGCCAGGGGATTCGATATCCAGGCTTCGGATCTGTCGGAGGGAGCGGTTGCGCGGGCTCGACAGGAAGCGGAGGCTCGGGGGTTCGAAATCCAGTTCTCGGTTTGCGATATGCGGAGCGTCGCGTCCCATCATCCGGCGGGATTCGACGTGGTCTTGTGCGCGGACAACTCGATCCCGCCGGAGGAGCTTTGTTGCTACCGCGAGCTCTAG